The Hyalangium gracile region CGGCATCGGCAGCTGTGACATTCACCCGAGCTGCAACACCTCCGATAGCAACGGCTGTGACATCAGCCCCAAGGTGACACCGGTCTGCCCCTGATCGGGAAGCCGTAGCGGGCACGGCCGAGCAGGCGCCGTGCACAGTCTGGATCCAGCCAGGCGCGTCAGCGCATGCACCGGTGACGACCGGGTACGATACTGCGCGCCCTGGAGTCGAGAGAGCGTACTCCCTGGGTGGTATCGCCCCGATTCCGCGCGGTCTCTAGCCTGGCAATTCCAGTCGTGCGCCAGGCACTCTCATGAACCGTCTTTGCTTCTTCGGGCTGCTGCTCATCCTTTCCGCATGCCGTGAGTATGGGCCGGACGAAGGTGCGGTGCGGGTCTCCATCACCTATGGCTCGTACACTCCCGCGTGCGTCCGTGTCTCCGCTTCGGACTCCAAGGAGCACTCAACGGAAACACATATTCCTCAGAGCACCTTCAAGAACCCGGATGGGGCGCCGGTCATCACCGTCGCGGTGTTCCGCAAGGCGGAGTGGACGCGAGATCTGCTCATAGAGGTAACATCATTCAAGTCCTTTAAGGGTGAAAGCTGCTCCGGCACCGAGTTGGAGCGACACACCTTGCCCGTCAAGGTCCCAAAGCAGGGTGTCAAGGAACTCCACTTCGATCTCCTGGCCCAGGACGATGATGGTGACAAGCACATCCTGAAGACCGACAAGGTGGCGGGGACGGACTGTGACGACAAAGACGCGAAAGTTCATCCAGGCCAGCCCGAGGTCTGCACAGGGACGCGAGACATGGACTGTGATGACGCCGTTGCGTGCGCGGACAGCGAGTGCCTGAACAATGCATGTGATGACAAGAACCTGTGCACGCTGGAAGACCGCTGCCAGCTGGCGGCGAACTCGACCGTCGAGTGCGTGGGGACCCTGAAGACGTGCCAGCCGCCCAACCTCGTCTGCTACACGAACGAGTCCGTGTGCAACCCCGCCACGGGCGAGTGCGTCCACACCCAGCAGTTGCCGGACAAGACGTGCGATGACGAAGATGCCTGCACGTCAGGCGACCAGTGCGGCCTGGATGCCTCGTGCAAGGGGACGAACTCAGTCACCTGCAACAGCCCGCCGAATATGACCTGCTACGAGAGCACCGGCACCTGCGACAAGATGACGGCCGCCTGCTCCTACACCCCCAAGCCCGCCACGGTGAGCTGCGACGACGGCAAAGCCTGCACGCAGAACGACCGCTGCAATGGCATGGGCTCCTGCGATGGCGAGCCCCTTCCCTCCTGTGTGCCGAAGGACACGTGCCACCGTGCCGAGAGGCCCGGTTGCCCGGGGGATGCCACCTGCGTCAACAGCGTGGATGTCTCGAAGATCTACACGCAGTGCACCACGGCGGACCGCAGTGGCGTGTGCCGTCCGGATGGCGTCTGCAGCGGCTTCCCCTACGTTCCCAGCAACTTCGATCCGGACGCCATCCCGGTCGCCGAGCGCGGCATGGACTTCCAGATCACCTGCGGTACTCCGGCCGACCCAGTCATCTTCGACTCGGGCACGCTGGGAGGCAGCGCACCGGCGGGGTGCACCTTCCCGCCGGTACCTCCCGTCAAGGTCGTCGGCGACTACGTGGTGGTGCCCATCCGCAACTTCCGCATCGGGGCGGGCAATGCCCTGAAGCTGCGGGGCACCCGGCCGGTCATCCTCGCGGTGTACGGCAACGCCACGCTCTCCGGAGCCCTACTGGCCGACGCGGACATGGACGTGCCGGGCGCGGGCGGCAACCGTGCCAGCTGCGGCTCTCAGACAGGCGGTCCCGGTGGTTTCTCCAGTGGAGAAGGAAGCGGTGGCGGTGGCGGTGGCTTTGGGAACGTAGGCGCCGTGGGCGGCAAGAACGACTCGAACCTGGCGGGCGGCACCGCTGGCACCGCATTGAGCAGCACGTTGGTGCCCTTGGTCGGCGGCTGCGCGGGAGGAACTGGAGGAGCGGCGAACAACGCCTCAAATGGAGGCGTGGGAGGAGCGGGCGGCGGGGCTGTGCAGCTCTCCGTGGGCGGCACGCTCCGGGTGGAGCACTGGGTCTCCGTCAGTGGAGGGGGTGGGAAAGGCGGACGAGGCTTCCAAACCGTGGCGGGAGGAGGAGGCGGCGGCGGCAGTGGAGGGGGCTTGCTACTGGAGGCGTTCCACCTGGAACTCACCAATCGGGCCCGACTCACTGCCAACGGCGGCAGCGGCGCTGAGGGTGGAGACTCCATCAACCGAGGGCATACCGGGAGCCATGGAGTCGATGGCTCCGAGTCATCGAATGCCCCCGCCCACTGCCCTGACAAGGGTGGGCGTGGCGCTCCGGGTGGGGACGGCAGCGCGGAGGGAGTGAGTGCAAAGATGGGGGGCAACAGTATCGACTTGGCGGGAGGCGGTGGCGCGGGTGGTGGAGTGGGCGTCATCCATGTGCGCGGCTTCGAGAGTTGCGACATTCATCCGAGTTGCAACACCACCGACAACACCGGCTGCGACTTCAGCCCCAAGGTAACTCCGGACTGCCCCTGACGCAGCTTGCGCTGGCGCCCGACATCACGGCTGCCGCCCAAGTATGTCAGACGCGATGCACGCCCCGTGTGAGCGAACCGGTAGCGAACTGGTATGACAAGCAGACCAGTTCGGACAGGTTTCGCCCGCCAGGAGGGCAGACCGGACGAGAGGGCAGACTCAAGTCCCCAGCCCGTTTCAGGTGGCGCGGCCTCTGCCAGAAGTCGCGAAAAGACTTCCTCTGGCCTACGTAGTCCCAGGAATGGAGCGGACCGCGTCGATAAACGCGCGGAGCTTGGGGAGCTTCTGCGCACGGCTGGGGAAGTACAGGAAGAAGCCGGGCACCTCGGGTGCGTAGTCTCCGAGCACCACCCGCAGCCGGCCTGCCTCAACGTCCCCAGCGACTACCTGCTCGTTCACGTACGCAAGCCCCAGCCCGGCAACCGCCGCGCGCATCATGAGGCTCGCATCGTTGCAGACGAGCGAGCCGCGAATGGCCACCTGCTGCTCCCGGCCACGCCGCTCGAACTCCCACTGGTAGAGCGTCCCGGTCGTCAGCGAACGGTAGCCGATGCACTCGTGCGTAAGTAGATCCTTGGGAACCTGGGGCATCCCCCGTGCCTCCAAGTAGGACGGTGCCCCCACGACGACGAAGCGAAACGGAGGAGAGGCTCGGACGGCCACCATGTCCCGCTCCAATGCTTCACTCAGGCGGATGCCCGCGTCGAAGCCCTCAGCCACGATGTCCACGGAGCGGTCGTCCACGCTGATCTCAATCGAGAGCTGCGGATACTCGCGGCGCAGAATGGGAAGCACCGGCTCGATGACGACGGGCGCGGCAATGCGAGGGACTGACAGGCGCAGGCGTCCGACCACCGCGTCACCGCCACTGCTAGCGTCCTCCACGGCGGCCAGCGCTTCTCTCAGGCTCGGCCCTCCACGCGCGAGCAGGCGCTCCCCCGCTTCCGTCAGGCTCACGCTGCGCGTCGTGCGCACGAAGAGCGGAACCCCGACACGGGCCTCGAGGTTCCGGATGGCCTGGCTCAGCGCCGAGGGCGAGACACCGAGCGCCCGAGCAGCCGAGGAGAAGCCGCGTCGCTCCGCGACGGTCACGAACGCGAGGAGGCCATTGAGCTGGGTGAGACGCATCTTGAAGGTTCCCTTCAAGGCCCTTGTACCAGCTTGCACGTAGTCTTTCGAATCGAAGAGGCGCATCTTCCTTCGTGCATCCACACGGAGGAAACGACCATGCAGTACACGCGACTTGGGAACTCGGGGCTCGTCGTCTCTCGGCTCGCTTTCGGCGCGATGACCTTCGGCTCGGGCGACATCCCGGCCATCTACAAGGTGGGCGAGGAGAACGCGCGAGCAATGGTGGACCGGGCGCTCGCGGCGGGCATCAACTTCTTCGACACGGCGGATGCCTACGCGGGCGGCGAGTCAGAGCGGATGCTCGGGCGCATCCTCGGCGAGCGCCGCAAGGACGTGGTCATCGCTACCAAGGTGGGAATGCGCACGGGCAAGGACTTGCTCCACACGGGCCTGTCGCGGCGCCACATCCTGGCCTCGGCCGAGGCGAGCCTGAAGCGGCTCGGAACGGACTACATCGATCTCTACATCGTCCACCGCTTCGATCCGCACACACCGCTGGAGGAGACGCTGGAGGCGCTCGACCAGCTCGTGAGGCGGGGCCTCGTACGCTACGTGGGCTACTCGAACTGGTCCGCGTGGCAGGCGGCGAAGGCGGTGGGGCTCCAGGAGCGACACGGCTGGGCACGCTTCATCACGGCCCAGATGTACTACTCGCTCGTGGGCCGGGACCTGGAGCACGAGGTACTGCCATTCGTGCAGGACGCGGGCATCGGGACGATGATCTGGAGCCCTCTCGCAAGTGGGTTCCTGAGCGGGAAGTACACCCGGGAGAGCCTCAAGGATCAGAACAACCGCCTCTCGGGTTTTGACTTCCTGCCCTTCGACAAGGAGGCGGGCTTCCGGCTCATCGAGACGATGCGGCCCATCGCCGACGCGCACAAGGCGTCCGTCGCGCAGGTGGCCCTGGCGTGGCTGCTGGCAAAGCCGGGCGTGAGCACCCTGCTCCTCGGCGCGAGCAAGCCTCACCAGCTCGAGGACAACCTGGGCGCGCTGAACGTGCACCTGAGCACCGAGGAGCTCCGCCAGCTCGACGAGCAGAGCCCTCACGCGGCCTACTACCCGACCTGGTTCACGAAGGTGGTGAGCGATCAAGCCACGGACAAGGCGCTCGGCACCGCTCCCGCCGCGTAGCAGGTCTCAAGCGTGGGCATCGAGCCAGGCGCGCAGCCGTGGATCCGCCTGGCCCTCACCGCGCAGCCCCTGCTCCACCTCGAGCGTCATCGAGTGGAAGCCACGCGCCTCCAGCCCCTTCATCAGCTCGTCGCGCGTCTGCGCATTCGGGGCGAAGAGGATGCACCCATCTCCGCCTCCCGCGCCAGACTGCTTCCCCGCGCATCCGTAGGACGCGGCAATCGCAAGAATCCGCCGCATCGCCTCCGTCTCGGTCGGCCCCAGCTCCTGCAACAGCGCCTGCTGCGCGGTCACCGCGTCCTTGAACGCACGGAAGTCCCCGCCACTGAGCCCCGCCTCAATCTCATGCCCCAGCGCATCCGAGCGAGCCACGAACTCAGCCCGGGCCGCCTCGTCCAGCCGCGCCTCCACCTGCGAGATGAGCACCCGCGTGGAAGCGCTCTCGCCCGTGAACGCGTACGCCAGCGCCACCTTCGGCGGAGGCAGCCGCCACACATCCACCGGCGAAGCCTCCATCAACGCCGCCCGGAAGCCACCCATGTTCGATGCCGCCAGGAGCGCCGCCACTTCATACCGCCGGTAGCGCAGCACACCTCCAGCGAAGCTCGCCGCCACATCCCCGCCGCTCCCCTTCCCTCCCTGCCCCGCCGAGTGCGCCACCAGCGCCAGCTTCAGCGTGTCGAACTTGTCCTCCAGGATGAACCGCGCCGCGTCCGCCGCCAGCACCGTGGCGCACGCGCTGCCGCCCATGCCCAGCTTGAGCCCTCCAGGCCCCACCGCCGACGGAGCCACCGCCAGCTCGAAGCCCACGCTCTGCCTCCCATGCGCCCGCAGCGCCTCATCCAGCGTCCGAGCCACGAACGCGAAGCCCGCCGGCACCTCCCCCTCCCACCGCACGCCCTTGGGCGTGGCGCTCCCCTTCAGCGTGCCCTCCTCCAGGCACACGTGCACCCGCGCATCCTTCCGCCTCCGCACGAAGGCCGCCGTCCGCGGAGCCACCGCCGCCACCCGCGACACCCCGCCCCACAGCACGGCGTACTCACCGGAGACGAACAGCTTGCCTGGCGCGGACAGTGCCCGTTCCATCAGAAGAGGTGCTCGCTCTTCAGCACCGCGTCCCCGCCCGGCACGCACCGCACCACGTCCACCGCGCCACAGGCCCGCGCCAGCGCCTCGGCCGCCACCTCATGCGCCGCGTCCGTCAGCAGCACCGGGTTCGGCCCCGCGTCCAGCGTGAACCACACCGGCATCCCCTTCTTCCGCTGCTCGCGCAGGTGCTCTATCAGCCCCAGCGTGTTCGCGTGCAGGTAGCAGAGCGGTGGCTCCGCCGCGAGCGACGTCGCGTGCATCCTCCACGCGTTGCGCTCCGACAAATCCCCCAGCGCCTGCAGATCCTTGCGCTGGATCACCTCCACCGCCCGAGGCACCTCCGCCTCCGCGTCCTTCACCCACGCCGGGTAGTACGGGCTCGTCTCCACCGTGTGCCTCATCCCGTCCCGCGACTTCACCTCCTTCTCGTCGCGGTTGAGGATCGCCACCACCATGCGCAGCTCCGGCCAGTGCCCCGCATCGAAGCGCTGCACCGCGTAGCTGTCCGTCCCGTCCTCCCGCTCGCCCCGCCGCCACTCGCAGAAGCCGCCCTGCACGCTGCGGCAGGCCGAGCCACTGCCCAGCCGCGCCAGCATGCTCGCCGCCTTCGCATCCTCCGGCAGCCCCGCCGCCGCCCGGGCCGCCACCGCCAGCGCCGCGAAGCCCGCCGCGCTGCTCGCCAGCCCCGCCGCCGCCGGGAAGTCTCCGCGAGACACCATCCTCGCGGGCCCCAGCGCCCCGCCCTTCTCCGCCCGCACCACCTCCAGCACCCGCAGCACGCGCTCGCGCTCGCTGCCCTTCGCCGTGTGGCCGTTGATCTCCACGTGGTCCGAGGACGTCGCGCCGAACTCCACCGTCGTGGTGACGGACATGGGCGCCAGCGTCAGGGACAGACTCGATTGATGAGGAAGAATCAGCGCCTCGTCCCGCTTCCCCCAGTACTTCACCAGGGCGATGTTGGGATGCGCCAGGGCCGTCGCTTTCATGGAAGCACTCACAGAGCCCGCGGTCCCGCGAGCTGACTGCTGAAACACCGCACCCCGAGCTCCAGCAGCTTCGCCACCGCCGGCTCGGGCTCGAGGAACAGTCCAATCACGGCTCCTCCGTCGCCACCCGCCCCCGTCAGCTTCGCGCCCAGAGCCCCCATGGCGCGCAGCCGGTACACCATCTCCTCCAGCGGCGGCGAGGACAGCCCCAGCGCCGCCAGCAGGCCCTGGTTGACGTTCATCGCGTCCCCCAGCGCCTCGAGATCTCCCGCCTCCACCGCCTTCGCACCCTCCTGGGCCAGCGTGCCGATCTGCTGGAACAGCCGGCCATAGCGCCCCGGCCACCGCGCCTGCCGCTCGCGCAGCGCCGCCACCGTCTTCTTCGTGGGGCTGCGCTCGCCCACCAGCACCACCAGCACCTTGAGCGGCCGAGGGCTCTTCAACGCCCGCACCCGCCCCGAGGACTGGTTCGGCAGTCGCTTGTAGAGGATGAGCTTCTGCTCTGCGCTCGTGGTGTGGTCCACGCCGGAGGGAGTGCCGTGGAACTCCTGCTCCATCTCCAGCGCCAGCCGAGCCACCTCGCGCGGCGCGTCCTCCCGCCCGGCCGCCTTCAGCAGCACCCGGCAGCACGCCACCGACAGCGCCGCCGAGCTGCCCAGCCCCATGGACAGTGGCAGCTCGGACTCCAGGCTCACCTTCACGCCAGGGGTACGAACCAGCCCCGCCGCGCGCTGGAAGGCCCGCGTCAGAAGCGCC contains the following coding sequences:
- a CDS encoding putative metal-binding motif-containing protein; the protein is MNRLCFFGLLLILSACREYGPDEGAVRVSITYGSYTPACVRVSASDSKEHSTETHIPQSTFKNPDGAPVITVAVFRKAEWTRDLLIEVTSFKSFKGESCSGTELERHTLPVKVPKQGVKELHFDLLAQDDDGDKHILKTDKVAGTDCDDKDAKVHPGQPEVCTGTRDMDCDDAVACADSECLNNACDDKNLCTLEDRCQLAANSTVECVGTLKTCQPPNLVCYTNESVCNPATGECVHTQQLPDKTCDDEDACTSGDQCGLDASCKGTNSVTCNSPPNMTCYESTGTCDKMTAACSYTPKPATVSCDDGKACTQNDRCNGMGSCDGEPLPSCVPKDTCHRAERPGCPGDATCVNSVDVSKIYTQCTTADRSGVCRPDGVCSGFPYVPSNFDPDAIPVAERGMDFQITCGTPADPVIFDSGTLGGSAPAGCTFPPVPPVKVVGDYVVVPIRNFRIGAGNALKLRGTRPVILAVYGNATLSGALLADADMDVPGAGGNRASCGSQTGGPGGFSSGEGSGGGGGGFGNVGAVGGKNDSNLAGGTAGTALSSTLVPLVGGCAGGTGGAANNASNGGVGGAGGGAVQLSVGGTLRVEHWVSVSGGGGKGGRGFQTVAGGGGGGGSGGGLLLEAFHLELTNRARLTANGGSGAEGGDSINRGHTGSHGVDGSESSNAPAHCPDKGGRGAPGGDGSAEGVSAKMGGNSIDLAGGGGAGGGVGVIHVRGFESCDIHPSCNTTDNTGCDFSPKVTPDCP
- a CDS encoding LysR family transcriptional regulator, producing MRLTQLNGLLAFVTVAERRGFSSAARALGVSPSALSQAIRNLEARVGVPLFVRTTRSVSLTEAGERLLARGGPSLREALAAVEDASSGGDAVVGRLRLSVPRIAAPVVIEPVLPILRREYPQLSIEISVDDRSVDIVAEGFDAGIRLSEALERDMVAVRASPPFRFVVVGAPSYLEARGMPQVPKDLLTHECIGYRSLTTGTLYQWEFERRGREQQVAIRGSLVCNDASLMMRAAVAGLGLAYVNEQVVAGDVEAGRLRVVLGDYAPEVPGFFLYFPSRAQKLPKLRAFIDAVRSIPGTT
- a CDS encoding aldo/keto reductase: MQYTRLGNSGLVVSRLAFGAMTFGSGDIPAIYKVGEENARAMVDRALAAGINFFDTADAYAGGESERMLGRILGERRKDVVIATKVGMRTGKDLLHTGLSRRHILASAEASLKRLGTDYIDLYIVHRFDPHTPLEETLEALDQLVRRGLVRYVGYSNWSAWQAAKAVGLQERHGWARFITAQMYYSLVGRDLEHEVLPFVQDAGIGTMIWSPLASGFLSGKYTRESLKDQNNRLSGFDFLPFDKEAGFRLIETMRPIADAHKASVAQVALAWLLAKPGVSTLLLGASKPHQLEDNLGALNVHLSTEELRQLDEQSPHAAYYPTWFTKVVSDQATDKALGTAPAA
- a CDS encoding mevalonate kinase family protein — protein: MERALSAPGKLFVSGEYAVLWGGVSRVAAVAPRTAAFVRRRKDARVHVCLEEGTLKGSATPKGVRWEGEVPAGFAFVARTLDEALRAHGRQSVGFELAVAPSAVGPGGLKLGMGGSACATVLAADAARFILEDKFDTLKLALVAHSAGQGGKGSGGDVAASFAGGVLRYRRYEVAALLAASNMGGFRAALMEASPVDVWRLPPPKVALAYAFTGESASTRVLISQVEARLDEAARAEFVARSDALGHEIEAGLSGGDFRAFKDAVTAQQALLQELGPTETEAMRRILAIAASYGCAGKQSGAGGGDGCILFAPNAQTRDELMKGLEARGFHSMTLEVEQGLRGEGQADPRLRAWLDAHA
- the mvaD gene encoding diphosphomevalonate decarboxylase, with product MKATALAHPNIALVKYWGKRDEALILPHQSSLSLTLAPMSVTTTVEFGATSSDHVEINGHTAKGSERERVLRVLEVVRAEKGGALGPARMVSRGDFPAAAGLASSAAGFAALAVAARAAAGLPEDAKAASMLARLGSGSACRSVQGGFCEWRRGEREDGTDSYAVQRFDAGHWPELRMVVAILNRDEKEVKSRDGMRHTVETSPYYPAWVKDAEAEVPRAVEVIQRKDLQALGDLSERNAWRMHATSLAAEPPLCYLHANTLGLIEHLREQRKKGMPVWFTLDAGPNPVLLTDAAHEVAAEALARACGAVDVVRCVPGGDAVLKSEHLF
- the mvk gene encoding mevalonate kinase gives rise to the protein MNPRATPLVGFGAGKVILLGEHSVVYGNPALAGPLSYGVTAQGVASKRCQLVLPSTLSRPQKALLTRAFQRAAGLVRTPGVKVSLESELPLSMGLGSSAALSVACCRVLLKAAGREDAPREVARLALEMEQEFHGTPSGVDHTTSAEQKLILYKRLPNQSSGRVRALKSPRPLKVLVVLVGERSPTKKTVAALRERQARWPGRYGRLFQQIGTLAQEGAKAVEAGDLEALGDAMNVNQGLLAALGLSSPPLEEMVYRLRAMGALGAKLTGAGGDGGAVIGLFLEPEPAVAKLLELGVRCFSSQLAGPRAL